TCTTCGTGCGCCATCGACAGGTAGACGATGGTCAGCATCATGAAGATGAAGGCCTGCAGGGTGATGATCAGGATGTGGAACACAGCCCACGCCCACTGCAGAACGATGCCCAGGCCGCTAAGCCAGAGCAGACCGCTGCCGAACATCACAGCGATCAGAATGAACACCAGCTCGCCGGCATACATGTTGCCGAACAGTCGCAAGGCCAGGGAAATCGGCTTGGCAACCAGGGTTACGAATTCCAGCAGGAAGTTCACCGGGATCAGCAGGGCTTGAACGAAGATGTTCTTGCTGCCGAACGGGTGCAGGGTCAGTTCGCCAATGAAACCGCCGATGCCCTTGACCTTGATGCTGTAGAAAATGATCAACGCAAATACCGACAGGGCCATGCCCAGGGTAGCGTTCGGGTCAGTGGTCGATACGGCACGGAATGGAATGTGCGGATCGCCAGAGATCGCCATGGCCAGCTGAGGAATCCAGTCAACCGGGATCAGGTCGACGGCGTTCATCAGGAACACCCAGACGAAGATGGTCAGTGCCAGCGGTGCGATCACCGGGCTGCGGCCATGGAAGCTGTCTTTGACGCT
This region of Pseudomonas sp. MUP55 genomic DNA includes:
- the atpB gene encoding F0F1 ATP synthase subunit A, which translates into the protein MAETTASGYIQHHLQNLTFGQLPNGGWGFAHTAAEAKEMGFWAFHLDTLGWSVALGLIFVLIFRMAAKKATSGQPGALQNFVEVLVEFVDGSVKDSFHGRSPVIAPLALTIFVWVFLMNAVDLIPVDWIPQLAMAISGDPHIPFRAVSTTDPNATLGMALSVFALIIFYSIKVKGIGGFIGELTLHPFGSKNIFVQALLIPVNFLLEFVTLVAKPISLALRLFGNMYAGELVFILIAVMFGSGLLWLSGLGIVLQWAWAVFHILIITLQAFIFMMLTIVYLSMAHEENH